A section of the Streptococcus oriscaviae genome encodes:
- a CDS encoding fructose-1,6-bisphosphatase has protein sequence MKRYYQLLKETFPTKTAVLTELINLEAIHHLPKGTEYFVSDVHGEYQAFDYLLRSGSGLLKERIQACFEDLSIRDVDLDDFTLYVLYPEEKMERETSRLGRKALEAKLASHIPYLIQVVRFVGSKYTRSKVRKAMPKEFAYIIEELLAEVERRRNKADYFQAIIDKVQALGQLDELVIALSRLIQELTVDHLHLVGDIYDRGPEPDKILDRLQGQRSVDIQWGNHDITWMGAFSGSHVCMVNVIRIAARYNNLSLIEDRYGINLRRLIEYSQAHYQPLPALTPILDGESISQSEADLLNQLQQATAILQFKLENALIERRPDFQLGHRQLLAKVCYEDKTICLDGQTYPLQDFETSCLKPDSPCQLTAEEEEILEQLMYRFQASERLARHVDLLFEKGSMYLVYNQQLLFHGCIPLHDNGDFKSLRIEGVSYAGKDLLDFYEEQIRLAYRQPHIHDDFATDLFWYLWIGETSSLFGKTAMTTFERYYIADKATHEEKKNAYYQLRNDPAICQMILTAFGLGSDSHIINGHTPVKEKAGESPIKAEGKMLVIDGGFAKGYQKKTGLAGYTLVYNSFGLQLVAHRPFTGVEDVLDGGGDIISAQRLVEEVDERILVKSTTIGEQLQQEITALEHLYHHFEDY, from the coding sequence GTGAAACGTTACTATCAGTTGCTCAAAGAAACTTTTCCAACCAAGACGGCTGTCTTGACAGAACTCATCAATTTGGAAGCCATCCATCACCTGCCTAAGGGAACAGAGTATTTTGTCAGTGATGTGCATGGGGAGTATCAGGCTTTTGATTACCTTTTGAGAAGTGGTTCGGGCTTGCTCAAGGAGCGGATTCAGGCCTGCTTTGAGGATCTCTCTATTAGGGATGTAGACTTAGACGATTTCACCCTCTATGTCCTCTATCCGGAGGAAAAGATGGAGAGAGAGACCAGTCGTTTGGGGCGCAAGGCCTTGGAAGCTAAATTGGCCAGCCATATTCCTTACCTGATACAAGTAGTGCGCTTTGTGGGCAGCAAATATACGCGCTCCAAGGTGCGCAAGGCTATGCCCAAGGAATTTGCCTATATTATCGAAGAACTGTTGGCAGAAGTAGAGCGTAGGCGCAACAAGGCGGACTATTTTCAAGCTATTATAGACAAGGTGCAGGCTCTGGGGCAGTTGGATGAGTTAGTCATCGCCCTATCGCGTCTGATACAGGAGTTGACAGTAGATCATTTGCATCTCGTGGGCGATATTTATGACAGAGGTCCTGAGCCAGACAAGATTTTGGACCGTCTGCAGGGGCAGCGTTCGGTGGACATTCAGTGGGGAAACCATGACATTACTTGGATGGGGGCTTTTTCAGGATCCCATGTCTGCATGGTCAATGTCATTCGCATAGCAGCCCGCTACAATAATCTCAGCCTGATCGAAGACCGTTATGGCATCAATCTGCGCCGCTTAATAGAGTACAGTCAGGCACATTATCAGCCTCTACCTGCCTTGACTCCTATTTTGGATGGAGAAAGTATCAGTCAAAGTGAAGCTGATTTGCTCAACCAACTCCAGCAGGCTACTGCCATTCTTCAGTTTAAGCTGGAAAATGCCTTGATTGAACGGCGGCCAGACTTTCAACTGGGTCATCGTCAGCTTTTAGCCAAGGTCTGTTATGAAGACAAAACCATCTGCTTGGATGGACAGACCTATCCCTTGCAGGATTTTGAAACCAGCTGTCTCAAACCAGATTCCCCTTGTCAGCTTACCGCAGAAGAAGAGGAAATACTGGAGCAGCTGATGTACCGGTTTCAAGCCTCTGAGCGACTGGCTCGCCATGTAGACTTGCTCTTTGAAAAAGGTAGTATGTACCTCGTTTACAACCAACAGCTGCTGTTTCACGGCTGTATTCCCCTACATGACAATGGGGATTTCAAATCCCTGCGCATCGAAGGAGTCAGCTACGCGGGCAAGGATTTGCTTGATTTCTATGAGGAGCAGATTCGCCTGGCCTATCGCCAACCCCACATCCATGATGATTTTGCTACCGATCTGTTCTGGTACCTCTGGATAGGGGAAACCTCCTCCCTCTTTGGAAAAACAGCCATGACCACCTTTGAACGCTACTATATAGCAGACAAGGCCACTCATGAAGAAAAGAAGAATGCCTACTACCAGCTCCGCAATGATCCAGCCATCTGCCAGATGATTCTGACAGCCTTTGGGCTGGGGTCAGACAGCCACATTATCAATGGGCATACACCGGTCAAAGAAAAGGCTGGGGAGAGTCCTATCAAGGCGGAAGGTAAAATGCTGGTGATTGACGGAGGTTTTGCCAAGGGGTATCAGAAGAAGACAGGGCTGGCAGGGTACACTCTGGTCTACAATAGTTTTGGTTTGCAGCTGGTGGCCCACCGGCCCTTTACCGGTGTGGAAGATGTTTTAGATGGTGGTGGAGATATTATTTCTGCCCAGCGCTTGGTAGAGGAGGTGGATGAGCGGATTCTCGTGAAATCTACAACCATTGGAGAACAGCTGCAGCAAGAAATCACTGCTCTGGAACACCTGTATCATCATTTTGAGGACTATTGA